The following coding sequences are from one Wenzhouxiangella sp. AB-CW3 window:
- a CDS encoding helix-turn-helix transcriptional regulator — MIHEFKLIFQLPQNSPPINELVEALAEAGCDDAIVGTGHPGRIALEFSRESENAREAIDSAFDDVQRALGGAELIEAAPDYAGLTEIADIIGISRQALRKQMLNQADFPRPFHCGNPSLWHLAPVLDWLQQQRGYRIDPALQEIAQHNMHLNTRQQRQKAEMLTSAQTTTA; from the coding sequence GTGATCCACGAATTCAAGCTGATCTTTCAGCTACCCCAAAATTCACCGCCAATCAATGAACTGGTCGAAGCACTTGCCGAGGCCGGATGCGACGATGCCATCGTGGGCACCGGCCACCCGGGGCGCATTGCACTTGAATTCAGCCGCGAATCAGAGAATGCCCGCGAGGCCATTGATTCCGCGTTTGACGACGTACAAAGAGCTCTTGGCGGTGCTGAACTGATCGAAGCCGCGCCCGACTACGCCGGACTGACTGAAATCGCGGACATCATCGGCATCTCCCGGCAAGCGCTGCGCAAGCAGATGCTCAACCAGGCCGATTTTCCCAGACCGTTTCACTGCGGCAACCCGTCGCTATGGCACCTTGCCCCGGTTCTCGATTGGTTGCAGCAGCAACGAGGCTATCGTATAGACCCGGCACTTCAGGAAATCGCTCAACACAACATGCACCTGAACACGCGGCAACAACGCCAAAAGGCCGAAATGCTGACAAGCGCTCAGACCACCACCGCCTGA
- a CDS encoding type II toxin-antitoxin system VapC family toxin — MAEQPAYFDTSVIAPLYRAEPLTPRAEALQEQWRPVISPLTEVELSSTVARWVRTGELSDDQATLVDKTFAEDLRLDVFERTELADRHYWQARAWLQKRTTNLRTLDALHLAVAAENGWPLITADRQLHEAAKSLGFQSNLAHKD, encoded by the coding sequence GTGGCTGAACAACCCGCATACTTCGACACCAGCGTCATCGCCCCCCTGTACCGGGCCGAGCCCCTCACGCCCAGGGCGGAAGCGCTGCAAGAGCAGTGGCGGCCCGTGATCAGTCCTTTAACTGAAGTGGAGCTTAGCTCCACCGTTGCTCGTTGGGTGCGCACAGGAGAGTTGAGCGATGATCAAGCTACGTTGGTGGACAAGACGTTTGCAGAGGACCTGCGACTGGACGTATTCGAGCGTACAGAACTTGCAGATCGTCACTACTGGCAGGCACGCGCCTGGCTGCAGAAGAGAACTACGAACCTCAGGACGCTCGATGCACTGCATCTGGCCGTTGCAGCAGAAAATGGTTGGCCCTTGATCACGGCAGATCGGCAACTGCACGAAGCCGCGAAAAGTCTAGGCTTCCAATCCAACTTGGCGCATAAAGACTAA
- a CDS encoding type II toxin-antitoxin system Phd/YefM family antitoxin: protein MDTINIHEAKTHLSRLVEKAARGESFIIAKAGKPMVRVSALDSPSVENRQRVGFLKGRIEVPDDFDEMGEDDLSRMFEQ, encoded by the coding sequence ATGGACACCATCAACATCCACGAAGCCAAGACACACCTCTCGCGCCTGGTCGAGAAAGCCGCCCGGGGTGAAAGCTTCATCATCGCCAAGGCCGGCAAGCCAATGGTGCGCGTGAGCGCCCTGGACAGCCCCAGCGTCGAGAATCGCCAGCGGGTCGGTTTCCTGAAAGGCCGCATCGAAGTGCCTGACGACTTCGACGAGATGGGCGAAGACGACCTCTCCCGAATGTTCGAGCAGTGA
- a CDS encoding nucleotidyltransferase domain-containing protein codes for MRLNPKQIQTIKQATADIFGPDARVWLFGSRADDSRRGGDVDLMVETDKAPDNPALLAARLSARVSRSMYGRRVDVVVHAPGFPEMPIHAAARTQGVRL; via the coding sequence ATGCGCCTGAACCCCAAGCAAATCCAGACCATCAAGCAGGCAACGGCCGATATCTTCGGCCCGGATGCGCGCGTGTGGCTGTTCGGTTCGCGTGCCGACGATAGCCGCCGGGGCGGTGACGTCGACCTGATGGTTGAAACCGACAAAGCGCCGGACAACCCAGCCCTGCTGGCTGCTCGGCTGTCAGCACGTGTTTCCCGTAGCATGTACGGTCGCCGTGTTGATGTCGTCGTGCATGCCCCCGGCTTTCCGGAAATGCCGATTCATGCGGCAGCGCGCACACAGGGTGTCCGGCTATGA
- a CDS encoding type II toxin-antitoxin system VapC family toxin: protein MNAVFLDASALIYLLEGEPGIQHATQKILADLCSGDAKPAIVVSALSLLECRVHPIRTGDTARLEKFDHFFVNPGLSIVELDGEVIERATRLRARHGLRTPDALQAASALTLPENPAIVTGDKDFRKIPELNVHLIE, encoded by the coding sequence TTGAACGCGGTATTTCTGGACGCCAGTGCCCTCATCTACTTGCTCGAGGGTGAGCCCGGAATCCAGCACGCGACTCAGAAAATCCTGGCAGATTTGTGCAGCGGCGATGCCAAACCAGCCATCGTAGTGTCGGCATTGAGTCTGCTGGAGTGCCGGGTTCACCCCATTCGAACTGGCGATACGGCAAGACTTGAGAAATTCGACCACTTTTTTGTCAATCCTGGCCTGTCCATCGTCGAACTCGACGGCGAGGTCATCGAACGAGCCACCCGGCTCCGCGCCCGTCACGGCCTACGAACACCCGACGCCTTGCAGGCCGCCAGCGCCCTGACATTGCCAGAGAACCCGGCAATCGTCACCGGCGACAAGGATTTCAGAAAAATCCCGGAGCTGAACGTCCACCTGATCGAATAA
- a CDS encoding nucleotide sugar dehydrogenase → MSSLENFKSRISNRSAVVGIIGLGYVGLPLVFRFAEQGFRVLGFDIDPEKIAQLNAGKSYIKHLTDDKVVTAIEQGFEATTDAGRAGEVDALLICVPTPLTANREPNMRFVRDTMETFAPHLRKGQMVSLESTTYPGTTEEEVRPCIEAQGLKVGADIFLVYSPEREDPANANFTTRTIPKVCGGSTDDCLQAGVALYEVVIDQVVPVSCTRAAEMTKLLENIHRAVNIGLVNEMKMVADRMGIDIYEVIGAAATKPFGFVPYYPGPGLGGHCIPIDPFYLTWKAREYGINTRFIELAGEVNSNMPAWVYRKVAGALNDQTKSIRGRKILILGIAYKKNVDDPRESPAMVLMEMLRDSGAVLGYSDPHVPHFPKMREHEFDLSSEELNSNTLSQADCVVIITDHDAFDYELIARHANPIVDTRGRIPNGTPGLVRA, encoded by the coding sequence ATGAGTAGCCTTGAGAATTTCAAATCGCGCATTTCCAACCGCAGTGCTGTTGTCGGCATCATCGGCCTTGGATATGTCGGGCTACCACTGGTCTTCCGCTTTGCCGAGCAGGGATTTCGGGTGCTGGGTTTCGATATCGATCCGGAAAAGATAGCGCAACTGAACGCCGGCAAGAGCTACATCAAGCACCTGACCGACGACAAGGTGGTCACGGCCATCGAACAGGGTTTTGAAGCGACCACGGATGCCGGCCGGGCAGGCGAGGTCGATGCTCTCCTGATCTGTGTGCCGACGCCATTGACCGCCAACCGCGAGCCGAACATGCGCTTTGTGCGCGACACCATGGAAACCTTTGCTCCGCACCTGCGCAAGGGTCAGATGGTATCGCTGGAATCGACAACTTATCCGGGCACGACCGAGGAGGAAGTTCGCCCGTGCATCGAGGCACAGGGACTGAAAGTCGGGGCCGACATTTTTCTGGTTTACTCTCCCGAGCGCGAAGATCCGGCCAATGCCAATTTCACCACCCGCACCATCCCCAAGGTGTGCGGCGGCAGCACGGATGACTGTCTGCAAGCCGGAGTGGCCTTGTACGAAGTGGTCATCGATCAAGTGGTTCCGGTCAGCTGCACTCGAGCTGCCGAAATGACCAAGCTGCTCGAGAACATCCACCGTGCGGTCAACATCGGCCTGGTCAACGAGATGAAGATGGTGGCCGATCGCATGGGCATCGACATCTATGAAGTCATTGGCGCGGCCGCCACCAAGCCATTTGGTTTCGTGCCGTACTACCCGGGCCCCGGCCTGGGCGGCCACTGCATTCCCATCGACCCGTTCTACCTGACCTGGAAGGCGCGCGAATACGGCATCAACACCCGCTTCATCGAACTGGCCGGGGAAGTCAACAGCAACATGCCCGCGTGGGTGTACCGCAAGGTCGCGGGCGCGCTCAATGATCAGACCAAGTCGATTCGGGGCCGCAAGATCCTCATACTGGGCATCGCCTACAAGAAGAACGTCGACGACCCGCGCGAGTCTCCCGCCATGGTGCTGATGGAAATGCTGCGAGACAGCGGCGCGGTATTGGGTTATTCCGACCCTCACGTCCCGCATTTCCCGAAAATGCGTGAACACGAGTTCGACCTGAGCAGTGAAGAACTGAACAGCAATACGCTCAGCCAGGCCGATTGCGTGGTCATCATTACCGACCACGACGCCTTCGACTACGAACTGATCGCTCGACACGCCAACCCCATCGTCGACACCCGCGGCCGCATCCCAAACGGGACACCCGGCCTGGTAAGAGCCTGA
- a CDS encoding sulfotransferase, giving the protein MKDDYGMRVTTSKVMRQVQSAVHDALDLLDNAALDGTQGRDRIEPDPLPSLLEQCGHLAETDKTSDVEPIRTIHHFACTGGTLITKCLACSPNVHALSEVDPLSTVPATVGKFAPSDLIQLTGFSNRASTMEEKLDLFLGSLKVLHQSNQKKGLRVLVRDHAHGHFCIGSAIPERLTVREILHRTFPVLSIVTVRHPIDSWLALKVNHWHQFNPATADEYARRYEVFLDKYQDVMMFRYEDFLEDPAEELASMCRALNLAYPEDFQELFSVHSFSGDSGRSGGKIEPRVRRSIPGHVHQELRQSRALCHLCERLGYEWNLDH; this is encoded by the coding sequence ATGAAGGACGACTACGGAATGCGGGTCACGACAAGTAAAGTAATGAGGCAAGTCCAGTCTGCAGTGCACGATGCGCTGGATCTGTTGGACAATGCAGCACTGGACGGAACCCAGGGGCGCGATCGGATAGAGCCGGATCCGCTTCCCAGTCTACTCGAACAATGCGGTCATTTGGCAGAAACCGATAAAACATCGGACGTCGAGCCCATCCGCACGATTCATCACTTTGCGTGTACTGGTGGCACACTGATCACAAAATGCTTGGCTTGCAGTCCGAATGTTCACGCGCTTAGTGAAGTGGACCCACTGAGTACGGTTCCGGCCACTGTGGGCAAATTCGCTCCCAGTGACCTTATTCAGCTGACAGGATTCAGTAACCGTGCGTCCACCATGGAAGAGAAGCTGGATTTATTTTTGGGTAGCCTGAAAGTACTTCATCAATCCAATCAAAAGAAGGGATTGAGGGTTCTCGTTCGAGACCATGCCCACGGCCATTTTTGCATCGGGTCAGCAATCCCTGAACGCCTGACTGTGCGAGAAATCCTCCATAGAACCTTCCCGGTACTTTCCATCGTTACTGTTCGCCACCCTATCGATTCCTGGTTGGCGTTAAAAGTGAATCACTGGCATCAATTTAATCCTGCGACAGCGGATGAGTATGCCAGACGCTATGAAGTTTTTCTGGATAAGTATCAAGATGTAATGATGTTTCGCTACGAGGACTTTCTTGAGGACCCGGCCGAGGAACTCGCTTCCATGTGCCGTGCCCTGAACCTTGCATATCCAGAAGACTTTCAGGAGCTTTTTTCAGTGCATTCATTCTCTGGCGACAGTGGCCGGAGTGGGGGCAAAATTGAGCCAAGGGTACGCAGGTCAATTCCTGGTCACGTTCATCAAGAACTCAGGCAATCGAGAGCGTTGTGTCACCTTTGCGAGCGCCTCGGATATGAATGGAATCTGGATCATTGA
- a CDS encoding type II toxin-antitoxin system Phd/YefM family antitoxin — translation MQFSIREARQKLSHLLKAVEQGEEVEITRRGRVVARLTRPDTADEQTVTRAAARAALREKLPAAHTSSAELIRELRDERG, via the coding sequence ATGCAATTCAGTATCCGTGAAGCACGACAGAAACTCAGCCACCTGCTCAAGGCTGTAGAGCAGGGCGAAGAAGTGGAGATCACCCGGCGCGGCCGGGTCGTGGCTCGGCTGACGCGTCCGGACACAGCGGATGAACAGACAGTAACCCGAGCAGCCGCTCGTGCGGCGCTGCGCGAAAAACTTCCTGCGGCCCACACCAGCTCAGCCGAGCTGATCCGCGAGCTCCGCGACGAACGTGGCTGA
- a CDS encoding DNA-binding protein, giving the protein MTLENLVGSTLHREQATDEEIDRLREKAAIRLDDAQNEQISRESRFDLAYEALLQFGLAALRANHYRPSSSGGHHMTVLQTLPKTIGFPKEKVRLIDQFRRQRALGLYDGSFDPTAAELNELIDTAKELQKYLNNWLESQPRT; this is encoded by the coding sequence GTGACGCTTGAGAACCTAGTCGGCAGCACGCTACACCGTGAGCAAGCCACGGACGAGGAGATCGATCGTCTCCGGGAGAAAGCTGCAATTCGCCTCGATGACGCCCAGAACGAACAAATTAGCCGAGAAAGCCGCTTTGATCTGGCCTACGAGGCCCTGCTGCAATTCGGTCTCGCTGCACTTCGGGCTAATCATTACCGCCCCAGCTCTTCAGGTGGGCATCACATGACAGTGCTGCAGACATTGCCCAAGACCATCGGCTTTCCCAAAGAAAAAGTCCGCCTGATCGATCAGTTCAGGCGTCAACGGGCCCTTGGGCTGTACGACGGCTCCTTCGACCCAACCGCAGCCGAACTGAATGAATTGATCGATACGGCCAAGGAACTGCAAAAGTACTTGAATAATTGGCTGGAAAGCCAACCCAGAACCTAG
- a CDS encoding NAD-dependent epimerase, which produces MAPNSRPTLVTGTAGFIGSHVTLKLLGQGHQVIGIDNLNNYYDPQLKADRLKQFENHPGYTHYTCDLADRTAVESIFSDHLPGRVVHLAAQAGVRYAAENPHVYVSSNVTGTLHILEGCRHHGTEHLVFASTSSVYGANTHMPLAEEQSTEHPLTLYAATKKANEMMAHSYAHLYGIPASGLRFFTVYGPWGRPDMALFLFTRAILADDPIQVFNHGHHKRSFTYIDDIVEGVVRVLGKPPETDPNWQGEHPNPQTSGVAPYRIYNIGNEQSVELMRYIEVLEENLGKSATMEMLPLQPGDIPETQCDVADLARATGYTPKVSVEEGVAAFVDWYRSYYH; this is translated from the coding sequence ATGGCGCCCAACAGCAGACCCACACTGGTAACCGGAACCGCCGGCTTCATCGGCAGCCATGTCACCCTGAAACTCCTGGGACAGGGGCACCAGGTGATCGGGATCGACAACCTCAACAACTACTATGACCCGCAGTTGAAGGCTGATCGGCTAAAGCAGTTCGAGAACCACCCGGGCTACACACACTACACATGCGACCTGGCTGATCGCACAGCCGTGGAGTCCATATTTTCGGACCACCTGCCAGGCCGCGTAGTCCACCTGGCAGCCCAGGCCGGTGTTCGCTACGCAGCCGAGAACCCCCATGTTTACGTCAGCAGCAACGTCACCGGCACACTGCATATCCTGGAAGGCTGCCGGCACCACGGCACCGAGCACCTGGTCTTCGCATCCACCAGCTCAGTCTACGGCGCCAATACCCACATGCCGTTGGCCGAAGAACAGTCAACCGAGCACCCGTTGACGCTGTACGCGGCCACCAAGAAAGCCAATGAGATGATGGCTCACTCCTACGCCCATCTCTACGGCATTCCTGCCAGCGGGCTCAGATTCTTCACCGTCTACGGCCCCTGGGGCAGACCGGATATGGCATTGTTTCTTTTTACGCGAGCGATCCTTGCCGACGACCCCATACAGGTCTTCAACCATGGCCATCACAAGCGCAGCTTCACCTACATAGACGATATTGTCGAAGGGGTCGTTCGAGTCCTCGGCAAACCTCCCGAGACAGACCCGAACTGGCAAGGCGAGCATCCCAACCCGCAAACCAGCGGGGTGGCGCCCTATCGCATATACAACATCGGCAACGAGCAAAGCGTGGAGCTGATGCGCTACATCGAGGTGCTGGAAGAAAACCTGGGCAAAAGTGCCACCATGGAAATGCTGCCCCTGCAGCCCGGCGACATCCCCGAAACCCAATGCGACGTCGCCGACCTGGCCCGGGCCACAGGCTACACACCCAAAGTCTCCGTTGAAGAAGGCGTGGCAGCCTTCGTGGACTGGTATCGAAGCTACTATCACTAG
- a CDS encoding four helix bundle protein, producing MYHSFESLKVWRRSSRLAVSTYQALKGCRDFGLKDQMTRAAVSVPSNIAEGYERDTNAEFIRFLNIAKGSAAELRTQLYIAKEVGVLSDEAVTELVAECKEISAMLNGLVKARQSRVQESPQALTGQEAAREAGIPEP from the coding sequence GTGTACCACTCCTTCGAATCCCTGAAAGTCTGGAGGCGCTCCAGCCGCCTGGCCGTCTCGACCTACCAGGCCCTGAAGGGCTGTCGAGACTTCGGGCTGAAAGACCAAATGACAAGAGCCGCCGTCTCGGTACCCTCCAACATTGCAGAAGGATACGAGAGAGACACCAACGCGGAGTTCATCCGATTTTTGAATATCGCCAAGGGCTCTGCAGCTGAACTCAGAACACAGCTATATATCGCCAAGGAGGTGGGCGTTTTGAGCGACGAAGCCGTGACTGAATTGGTTGCAGAGTGCAAGGAAATCTCAGCAATGCTCAACGGGCTTGTCAAAGCAAGGCAGTCAAGAGTGCAAGAAAGCCCTCAAGCCCTCACAGGCCAAGAAGCAGCCCGAGAGGCAGGTATTCCTGAGCCCTGA
- a CDS encoding type II toxin-antitoxin system Phd/YefM family antitoxin gives MENTITAQEIKRRGISAVDEALRHGPVHVIQRNRPRYVILSEEDYRRMVDLPRARSALWNQLLGAANEAGRSREEIDEQLQEERGSWNR, from the coding sequence ATGGAAAACACCATCACCGCTCAGGAAATCAAGCGTCGCGGCATCTCGGCGGTGGACGAAGCGCTGCGGCATGGCCCGGTACACGTCATCCAGCGCAATCGGCCACGCTACGTCATCCTCAGTGAAGAAGACTACCGACGCATGGTGGATCTGCCCCGAGCACGGAGCGCGCTTTGGAACCAGCTACTGGGCGCCGCCAATGAAGCGGGGCGTTCCAGGGAGGAGATCGACGAGCAACTCCAGGAAGAACGAGGGAGCTGGAACCGTTGA
- a CDS encoding nucleotidyltransferase domain-containing protein — MRLSTEQVEIIKQTASEAFGDDVRVWLFGSRLDDSRRGGDIDLLIEAPGRDSRELARARIRFLARLKLKLGDRRIDVIASSGQTPVPHIVKIARQTGTPL; from the coding sequence ATGCGCCTGAGTACCGAACAGGTTGAAATCATCAAGCAAACGGCTTCCGAAGCTTTTGGCGACGATGTTCGTGTATGGCTGTTTGGATCGCGTCTGGACGACAGTCGTCGGGGCGGAGATATTGATTTGCTCATCGAGGCTCCCGGACGTGATTCCCGGGAATTGGCCCGGGCGCGCATTCGATTTCTCGCTCGACTCAAGCTTAAACTGGGTGATCGGCGCATCGACGTAATTGCTTCTTCCGGGCAAACACCCGTGCCCCACATTGTGAAGATTGCCCGACAAACCGGAACTCCGCTGTGA
- a CDS encoding nucleotidyltransferase domain-containing protein: MNDAAANLLFGKTRRAVFSVLFETPERACYLRELARITGVSPGTLQQELQRLVQAELVIRKQDGNRVTYSANAAHPVFAELQGLIRKTCGIPAQLHSILEPLADRLHFAAIYGSVAKGTARADSDIDLIVAGDISLAEMLEHLQPLEQSLGREINARVFTKKEFQIRMDNADPFLTRVLSGPTIPLIDHSSDA; this comes from the coding sequence ATGAACGATGCTGCCGCCAATCTCCTGTTCGGCAAAACTCGCCGGGCGGTGTTCTCGGTTCTGTTCGAGACACCGGAGCGGGCCTGCTATCTTCGTGAGCTTGCCCGGATCACCGGAGTCAGCCCCGGCACATTACAGCAAGAGTTACAGCGATTGGTACAGGCTGAACTGGTCATTAGAAAGCAGGACGGCAACCGCGTGACTTACTCGGCCAACGCTGCTCACCCGGTGTTCGCGGAACTGCAAGGCCTGATCAGAAAGACTTGTGGTATCCCCGCGCAACTGCACTCAATACTCGAGCCATTGGCCGATCGACTGCACTTCGCGGCCATCTACGGCTCAGTGGCAAAAGGGACAGCCAGGGCCGACAGCGACATTGACCTGATCGTGGCAGGTGACATTTCTCTTGCCGAGATGCTGGAACATCTCCAGCCACTGGAGCAGAGCCTGGGTCGCGAGATCAACGCCCGTGTCTTCACGAAAAAGGAATTCCAGATCAGAATGGACAACGCAGACCCATTCCTGACCAGAGTACTGAGCGGCCCAACGATCCCCCTGATCGATCACTCCAGTGACGCTTGA
- a CDS encoding glycosyltransferase family 2 protein has translation MHFSIITPVHNHWHLVPNLLQCLAAQTLPQSEFEIVLVENRSDTFQPPDQLPPNARIEHCTTPGSYAARNHAIERATGEWLVFTDADCLPRPDWLQNLMLATNQTTNQQTNENTIYAGAIEMVPQNDPPNRWEIYDLVRGIPQAWYVKRGYAATANLVASAALTRKLEGFDGNRQSGGDAEFCRRAIRQNAQLKYVPEAIVAHPARTSRAELVEKTRRIKAAQVQSGDWRRLRALAPPLIEFWKYLSASQWPLSYRLTAIAVQLTLWPVELQQALRARQPAPRPGAPTQE, from the coding sequence ATGCACTTCTCCATCATCACCCCCGTCCACAACCACTGGCACCTGGTCCCGAACCTGCTCCAATGCCTGGCGGCGCAAACGCTGCCGCAAAGCGAATTCGAAATCGTGCTGGTCGAAAACCGCTCCGACACCTTCCAGCCACCCGACCAACTGCCACCCAACGCCCGCATCGAACACTGCACCACCCCCGGCTCCTATGCCGCCCGCAACCACGCCATCGAACGCGCCACCGGCGAGTGGCTGGTCTTTACCGACGCCGACTGCCTGCCGCGCCCAGACTGGCTGCAAAACCTGATGCTCGCCACCAACCAAACAACGAACCAACAAACCAACGAAAACACAATATACGCCGGCGCCATAGAAATGGTCCCGCAGAACGACCCGCCCAACCGCTGGGAAATCTACGACCTCGTACGCGGCATCCCGCAAGCCTGGTATGTGAAGCGTGGCTACGCCGCCACCGCCAACCTGGTCGCTTCGGCCGCACTCACAAGAAAGCTGGAGGGATTTGACGGGAACCGGCAATCCGGAGGAGATGCGGAATTCTGCCGCCGGGCGATACGGCAGAATGCCCAACTGAAGTACGTTCCTGAAGCCATCGTCGCCCACCCGGCCCGAACCAGTCGTGCCGAGTTGGTCGAGAAGACTCGCCGCATCAAGGCTGCCCAGGTCCAGTCCGGCGACTGGCGAAGACTACGCGCCCTGGCGCCCCCACTGATCGAGTTCTGGAAGTACCTGAGCGCATCCCAGTGGCCACTGAGCTACCGCCTGACCGCCATAGCCGTACAACTCACCCTATGGCCCGTTGAGCTACAACAAGCCTTGAGAGCCCGCCAGCCGGCCCCACGCCCCGGCGCCCCAACCCAAGAGTAG